The genomic window TCCACCAACAAATCTATTTTTTTTGATCGATCAATTTTCTGTTCCTCCGTACTTTCTGTATCGATTTTGGTTTCGTCTTTAACTAATTGCCGTAAAGATTGTAGATAAAGTTTTTTCTGTTTCGAAATGTCATACGGATCTTTAAAACTGGCATCATTATCAAGAGAATGTAAATAAATGGAATATTCTGTGTACCCTAAAATCCTTGGTTCTTGATGTGCAAAGTATGTCCCTCCATAAGTAAGTGCACTAAAAATCGAATTAATATTTGAATAGATTTTGATCAATTTTTTTCTCTGTTCCGAACATTTTTCTACACTGTTTCTTTGTTTTAGAAAATATGCATATAAAATATAATACGAATCTTTACCGGCTTCACTTCCGAAGCCTAAGCTATTAATCGTATAAAAAGTATCAGGACTTTGAACCATCTCATCAAAAAATTCTGGATGATCGTCTATGATTTTATTGAATTTCTTTTTCTCAAAGTTCAAAATAATATCATTTTCAGTTTTTATGACTAAAGTGTCTAGTTTAGTGTGATATTTTGAATTTTTATTTTTTTGAACTTCTGATTCTTTTTGTTTCTCAAGATTTTTTTTGAAGTTTTCGTTCTTATTACAGCTGAAAAGTAAGAAAAATACAGAAAAGCAAAGAAGAATATTTTTCATGGATAGTTTTTAATTGTTAAATATACTAATGAATATCATATTTAAAACCATTTTAAGCTTTAAATGAAGCATAAATATTTTCATCAAAAAGAGCTCAACTTAGAAAATGTATTTGAACTTTTAAGAATATAAACTCTATAAAGAAAAATTGGTCAGTTTAACTTTTATTCCCATAGTTTTTTCCTGAAATAACCGATCAGACTTATCAATTACAAAAAGTAACTAATGCAGTTTATATGTTTTAAATTTGTTTGGTTTTTTAGACCTAAAATTTAAAAATATGAAAAATTTTGAAATATCGGTGCTGGATCTTGCTCCCGTAAAACAGGATAAGACCATTCACGATACTTTTCAGGACAGTTTATCTTTAGCAAACCATACTGAAAATTTAAATTATAAAAGATTCTGGCTCGCTGAACATCACAATATGGAAAGCATTGCCAGTTCTGCAACTTCGGTTCTGATTGGTTTCATTGCCAACGGGACAAAAAAAATCAGAGTAGGATCGGGAGGAATTATGCTTCCGAATCACAGCTCATTAGTCATTGCAGAACAATTTGGGACTTTAGAATCACTTTTTCCCGGAAGAATCGATCTCGGTTTGGGAAGAGCTCCCGGAACCGATGGATTAACGGCGCAAGCGTTGGGACGAAATCCTGCCATTATCAACGAACAATTTCCACGACAAATCTTAGAATTGCAAAAATATTTCTCCAAAGAGAATCGTGACGCATTAGTTCGTGCCATTCCAGGGGAAGGATTGGATATTCCGATGTATATTTTGGGTTCGAGTACAGACAGTGCCTGGTTGGCAGCTGAATTGGGACTTCCATACGCTTTTGCCGGGCATTTTGCTCCGGAACAGATGGAAATGGCTTTCAGTATTTACAGAGAGCATTTCGAGCCTTCAAAACATTTGGATAAACCTTACATTATTGCCTGTGTAAACGGGGTAGCGGCTGAAACCACCGAAGAGGCACACAGAATTTCGACAACTTTATTTCAGGCATTCATTAATATTGTGAGAAACGACAGAAAACCTTTTGCTCCGCCGGTTGATGATATGGATGACATCTGGTCACCTATGGAAAAATCAATGGTTTTGCAGAAATTGAGATATACTTTTATAGGAAATCAATCTGAAATTGAAGAAAAGCTGAAAAATTTTCAGGAGAAATTCAATGTAGACGAATTAATGATTAATTCTCACATTTACGACCATCAGAAAAGATTGGAATCGTATGAAATTATCAGAAAGGCAAAAGATTCATTATTTAATTAAAAACAAAAATTAGTAGAATTTTTTACACATAAGTCACGTAAGCATAAAAACTAAAAATTCATGAATAGAATACATTAGAACGAAAATTAAAAATTTATATGTTCTAAATATTTTCAAAGTCTATGGCTAAACTCATGTGACTTATGTGTAAAATGAATTTTTGAAACTTTTATTGTTAAAATGTAAGGTTAAAAACAAACCATTTATATTAATTGGAAGATGCCTTTTTTTATGAGTATCTTTGCAAAAATTTTTAAAAAGTAAAAATGTCTGATATTAAATTAAATACTATTCCAGAGGCTATCGAAGACCTTAAAAATGGTAAAATAATCATAGTAGTAGATGATGAAGACAGAGAAAATGAAGGTGATTTTCTTTGTGCTGCAGAGCTGACAACACCGGAAATCATCAACTTCATGGCATTGCACGGAAGAGGATTGATCTGCATGCCGCTTCCTGAAAAAAGATGTGATGAGCTGGGATTGGAGATCATGGTAAGCAGAAGCAGCGACCCGAAAGAAACGGCTTTCACCGTATCGGTTGATCTTCTTGGAAACGGAACTTCTACCGGAATTTCTGCTGCAGACAGAGCAAAAACGATCTTAGCCTTGATGGATGAAAAATCGAAGCCGACAGATTTCATGAGACCGGGGCATATTTTCCCGCTTCGTGCAAAAAAAGGCGGAGTACTGAAAAGAGCTGGACACACGGAAGCTGCGATCGACCTTACTAGTCTTGCAGGGTTGAAAGAAGGTGGAGTAATTTGTGAAATTATGAACGAGGACGGAACAATGTCAAGACTTCCGGAATTGTATGCTTTTGCCCAGAAGCATGATATGAAAATCGTTTCCATCGAAGATTTGATTCATTATCAGCTTAAAAAAGGAAATCTTATCGAAAGAATTGAAGAAAGAAAAGTGAAAACAGCTTACGGAGAATTTGATTTCTTCGCTTTCAGAGAGACTTCAAATGAGCAGATCCATTTTGCTTTAACGAAAGGAACATGGACTGTCGATGAACCTGTTTTGGTAAGAGTACAGTCTTCTGATTCTTATTTTGATGTATTGACAAGGCTGAATAATGGTGAAAAACCTTTACTGGAAAAAGTAACCAATATGGTAAATGAAGCTGGAAAAGGAGCTGTTATTTTTATTAATAATGTTTCAAATTCTGAAAATACATTAAGAAAATTACAACAATTCCTTAATTATCAGGAAGGTCAGGAACAGCACCCGACATTAGCATACAACTACAGAGATTATGGGATCGGAACTCAGATTTTAAAGAATCTTGGAATTAATAAGTTTAAAGTAATCACTCAAAATCCAAATATCAAACCTCATGTTGGGGGATATGATGTTGAGGTAACGGAGATGGTTCAACTATAATATACAAACCTTCAAGGTTTTTAAAACCTTGAAGGTTTATTTTTTAAGCCATTTTTATTTCTTCGAAATTTCTGAATCCGTTCAGAAAATCTTTGATATTCATTCTTTTCTTACCTTCGAGTTGGAGTTCTAAAGGATAATAAACGCCGTCTTTAGTATAGATCTTAAAATCATTTTTTGAAATTTCTAAGCTTCCTACAGTTTTTCCGTGGTTTGAAATTTCAAATTTTCCACCGAAAACTTTTAATCCTTTTTCTTCTTCCCCGATTCTTAAAGTAGTGAATGCAGCCGGATATGGCGACATTCCCAAAATAAACTGGTGAACTTCTTTCGAACTTTTTGTCCAGTCGATTCTTGTGTCTTCTTTAAAAATTTTATAGGCATTTTTAGGATGTTCTACGTGAGGCTGAGGTTTTTCAACGATCGAGTTTTCCGCCAGTCCATCCAGTGTTTTTACCACAAGTTTAGAACCCATTTCCATTAACCTGTCGTGAAGGCTTCCTGCGTTTTCATCCGGTAAAATTTCCAGTTCTTCCTGAAGCAAAATATTTCCTTCATCGATTTTTTCATTGATAAAGAAAGTGGTGGCACCCGTTTTTTCTTCACCGTTAATCACGGCATAATTAATCGGAGCAGCACCTCTGTAGTCGGGAAGAAGGGAAGCGTGAAGGTTGAAAGTTCCCAGTTTGGGCATTTCAAAAAGAACTTTAGGCATCATTCTGAAAGCAACCACTACAAAAACATCAGCATCCAATTTTTTCAGTTCTTCTAAAAATTCTGGATTTCTCAATTTTTCAGGCTGAAAAACAGGAATATTGTTTTCGGTAGCAAAAACCTTTACCGGAGATTGGTTGATTTTTTGTCCGCGTCCGCTTGCTTTATCGGCAACGGTTACCACGCCTACCACTTCATGATGAGAATTGTGAATGGCTTCCAACGAAGTCTTTGCAAACTCCGGAGTGCCTAAAAAAACGACTTTCAATGATTTCATGGTGCAAAGATAAGGTCTTTATTAAAGGATTAAAAGATTTGAAAATTAAAAATATTAAAAAATTATGTGCCTGGATTGTCATTCACAATGAAACGAGTGAAATGAAGAATCTATGACTTTTATTCTAAATTTAAAATGCATAAACAGATTTTTCCTTCATTGAAATTACTCCGCGATAATTTAAGCCAACATATACGTCCTGAAATTCAACATTTTCACTTTCCCGGAATCCAGCAGGAAAATTAAATTTTCCAAAATATTTTCTTTCGAATGATAGCTCAGCTGGATAGAAAGCTCTTCTATAGTGGATGGCTTTTTTGCTAGTAAATTAACTATCTGATTCGAAATATTCTTTCCAAAAATAGACTGTTTATTTTTTTCACAGACAGAACATTTGCCGCAATTTTTAGAATTTTTTTCTCCGAAATAAGCCAGAATTAATTTCATTTTACAAAACTGATTATCTTCAATGTAAAATTTCATTTCCTCCCATTTCTGGATTTTATTTTTTTGAATATGCTCAAAAAGTTTCCAGTAAAGAGAATTATTCACTCTTTCATCTCTTGGTTTCAGAAACTTGATGCTCGATAAAGCGCCGTCAACATATTCCACATAACCTTTTTGCTGGAGTTCTTTTAATCTTTCTTTGATCAAATGAAGACTCACCCCAATTTTATTACTCACCTGCTGTTCGCTGAACATTACTTTATGAGTGGTAATCCCGGACACGGTACGAAGCATTAATTCAAGAAAATAAGCGTCTTTCTGTGGAAGCTGGTCTATTTCATCAGCCTGCATCAGAAGTTGTAACGACGACAGACTTTTATGATCATTAAAAAATATAATTTCCTGGTTATGAAGAAAGTTTAGAACATTTTTAATCTTTGCAGCTGATAATTTTGTGAAATTCTGAATTCCGTTTGCATTCAACTGAAAAACTTTTTCAGGCAGTTCAAATTCAGCAACCTGAAAAATGGAATAGAGGTAGGTAATGATTTTTAAAAATTCTGCCTTATTGGGAATCTGGTTTTTCAGGATCTGATCAAAATTTGAAAGTTCCTGTTTGTCCCAAAGCATAAAAGCAAAACTGTCTTTTCCGTCCCTTCCGGATCTTCCTATTTCCTGGTAATAATTTTCGATGGATGGAGAAGGAGAGTAGTGAATGACGAAGCGCACATTGTCTTTGTCAATCCCCATTCCGAAAGCATTGGTGGAAATCAAAACATTACTGTTGCTGTTGTTCCAGATGGTTTGTTTGGCGTTTTTTTCTTTTGTCGTTAATCCTGCATGGAAAAAATCAACATGTTTTAATTGATGCTTATGCAAAAACTCGGTCAGGAGCTCGGCTTCTTTTCGGGTTCTCACATAGACAATTCCTGCTTCATTGGTATATTTTAAAATATCTAAAATTCTCTGAAATTTATCGGAAACTTCCTCGGTAAAAATTCTGATATTCTCTCTCTTAAAACTCTTTTGAAAGACTGTCGGATTTTTAAGCTCAAGTTTTATTTTTATTTCCTCTAAAACTTTTGGTGTAGCTGTAGCTGTTAAGGCCAGACAAGGGATTTTAGGATTATTTCTCCTGAAATCCTTGATGTTTTGATAACTTGGTCTGAAATCCTGCCCCCATTCTGAAATACAATGCGCCTCATCTACCGCTATGAATGATATCTGAATTTCTTCAATATTCTGAAGAAACTGTTTGTTGGTCAATCTTTCAGGGGAAATGTAAAGCATTTTTGTTAAACCTTCTTTGCAGCGGCCATAGATGGTTTCGGCATCGTATTCATCCAATTCGGAAGATAAATATTCAGCTTCAATTCCTCTTGATTTTAATTGATTTACCTGGTCTTTCATCAAGGCCAAAAGGGGAGAAATAATTAAACAAGTTCCTTCTTTTAAAAGAGCCGGAAGTTGATAGCAAAGAGATTTTCCCGCACCAGTAGGAAGAAGTACAAGATTGTCTTTTTCATTAATTACAGAATCGATAATGGTTTCCTGAGAATCCCGGAAACTGTCGTAGCCCCAAAAATATTTTAGGGTCTTAAATTTTAACTCTTGAAAATCTTGCTGAGAAATCATGTGATAAAAGTACTGAAAGTATCATAATAAAAAAAGCCACGCAGAGCGTGACTTTGATATAATTGACTAATAAGTTTATTATTTAGCTTCGAAGTAAACTCTTCTGTTTGCTCTGTTTTTCCATTCTGGACACTTAGTAGCAGGTTCGCACTCAGGATATTTAAGGTCTTTTTCACCTCTACCGATTGCGTTTAGTTTACCAGACTGAACACCATTTTGAATTAAATAATTCTTAACGTTGTTTGCTCTTCTTTCAGATAATTTTTGGTTATAAGCTTCAGAAGCTCTTGTATCTGTAGCTCCGATTACGTTATAAGAACCACTTGAAGAGTTGATGTAATTAACAGCGTTGTTTAGGATAGGTGTATTTGAAGGTAAGATTCTGTCTGAATTTAAATCAAACTCGATTCCTTCCAGTTTTGTTTCTGTTTCCACTACAGGTCCGTTTCCGTTGTTTGGAGTCGGAGTAGTAGGACAACCTTGGTTTTCTACAGGTCCAGGAACAGTTACACACTTATCGTAAAGGTCGATTACACCATCAAGGTCAGTATCAAGAGCAACACCAGCACCATCCACTCTTGCACCTGCAGGAGTATCAAGTTGTCTATCCCAATCGTCGCAAACTCCGTCATTATCAAGATCTCCTTTTTTACAAACTTCGATATCCTGATTTTTGTTAGCCAAAACATCAAGCTTGTAGTAGATTTCCTGAAGTGGATCGTGCCACATTAAGTGAGATTCGTGTTTTCCTAATTTTAAAGAAAGACCTAAAGTTGCATTGAAGAAGTTGTCAGAAACCTGCTCTTCACGTTGATTGATAGCACTGTATTTGTAACCTCCACCGTCGAATTCATCATCTCCGGTAACTACATACATTAATCTACCTTCGATGTCAAGTCTTCTGTTAACTTTGAATTTAACACCGGCACCAGCCTGAGCAAACATAGAACCAAGTTGGAATGGCTTCAATTCAGTTACCATTTTTTGACCTGTTTCATCTTTCTGATAAGCTCTGTAAGCTATTGTACCAATACCTGCATACCCATGTAATGCCCATCTGTATGGAGAATGATTATCAACTCTTCTTAATAAATTTGAGAAGTTGATATCTCCTAATAAAGAGATTGCATCATATTGAGTTCTTGCAGCTACTTGCTGATATGCCGAAGCATTTGCAGGTGCAGCATCTTTAGTATTAAACCATCCTTGTCTGGTTTCCCCTCTGTCATATTGTAAGTTAATACCAAAAGCATGAGTAATAGCCTTATCAATACTGATATATGCAGAATATCCAAAAAGGTTTTTACCGTTACCGTTTTTTATAGATGTTAAGTCTGCAGATTGAATCAATGGTACACCGGCACCAATTGAAATAGCCCAATCATTGAATCTTTTAGATTTATTTGTAAATGGGGAAACATTCGCAGAGCCGGAAGAGAATGTATTTGGATATTCTCCATTTGAAACTACTGCAGTTGAGTCTTGCGCAAAGCCTACTGTAGGAACAGCTAATGCTAATGCAACAATTGCTAAACTTAATTTCATAGTGTATTTTTTATTTAGTTAATTAAATGATTTATTTTGCTTGGAAGTAAACTCTTCTGTTTGCTTCGTTTTTCCATTCTGGACACTTTGTTGCAGGGTCACATTCCGGATATTTCAGATCAGTTTTACCTCTTCCTTCTGCTGTAAGCATTCCTGAAGATACACCTTTATCTGTAAGATATTTTACAACCGCATTAGCTCTCTTTTGAGATAATGTCAAGTTATAAGCACTTGAACCTCTTGCGTCAGTTGCCCCGATTACTAAGAAATTGTCATTAGTATTCAAACCTTTGATAACATCAGCAGCGTGGTTAAGTTTTTCAAACGACTGAGGTCTGATTTTATCGCTGTTTAATTCGAATTCAATACCTTCGAAATCTTTATTGATAACTTCTACTGCATCCGGAGTAGCTGGAGCAACAGGAGTCGTAGGACATCCGTTGTTTTCTACAGGACCGGGAACAGTTACACATTTATCATAAAGGTCGATAACTCCATCAAGATCCATATCTAATGCTACACCGGCACCGTCAACTCTTGCTCCTGCAGGAGTGTCAAGCTGTCTGTCCCAATCGTCGCAAACTCCGTCATTATCAAGATCTCCTTTTTCACAAACTACAAAATCTGTTTCTTTATTTTCAAGAACATTAGCTCTATAATAAGCTTCTTCCAAAGGATCATGCCATGCTAAGTGAGAAAGGTGTTTTCCTAATTTGAACGATACACCCAAATTCACAGTCCATGCATTATCAGATCTTCTCTTGTCGATCATGTTATATTTAGCATTCTTAGAAGCCGGATCGTAATCTGCAGGGTCTGCCCATCCGCCTCCGTCGAACTCGTCATCACCACTGATGATGTACATTGTTCTTGCTTCAATATCGATAAGTTTTGAAACATTATATTTCAAACCAACACCGAATTGATAGTAGAACGAGCTGATATCCATTTTTTGCTTAATGAATAATGGCGATCTCGCAGGAGATGTACTCCATCTAAACTGATCATTATCATGTAAAGATGTGTTAAAGTTCATCAAACCAAGACCTGCATAACCGTGTAATGCCCATCTGTATGGAGAATGATTATCAACTCTTCTCATTAAATTTGAAAAGTTAACATCTCCCATTAAAGCAATTTGATTATACTTGGTTTTAGCTTCTGCAACTCCGGCAGCAATACCTTCTGCTCCCTCGAGTTGACCTTTCTGTGTTGTTTCACCTCTCTGGTAAATAAGGCTGATTCCCACTGCGTGAGTAATCTGCTTATCTAAGCTCACATAAGAGTTGTATCCCCAATTAACCTTTTTGTCTGTGATAGACTTAAGGTCTGAGTGAACCATGAAAGCGGCACCACCACCGACTGAAATAGACCAGTCGCGGAATCTTCTAGCCTTGTTGTTGAAAGGTTGGACATTGGCAGAACCTGAAGAGAAAGTATTCGGATATTCGTTCGTAGAACTAACAGCGATACTGTCCTGAGCATAAGCTGCAATAGGCATAGTGGCCAATAATAATAAACCTAATTTCATACAATATGTTTTATGTTTTATTCAGATAAATTTTTTAATAATACTTTAGAAAATTCCCTTTCAAAAAGATGCTTTTTATGAGGGATTTCTAATCTTTCTGATATAAATTTCAAATCATTATACTTAACGATATCTATATCTATTACGCGGTCTGTATAGCCTCCCGTAGCTTTAGAATCGTTAATTCTTCCCATCTCAAATTCAATACTTTTAACAAAATCAAGCAGTTGAATCGGCGAAAGATGTGTAAATATTATTGTTGCAATATTACAAAAAATATTGGAACTGGCAAATTCTACAGGCTCGGATGTCAAAAATTCACTAATTTTTAATATTTCAATTCCCCCTTCTTTGAGTTTTTCGAGAGCTGTTTCTATATTTTTTTTTTGTTCTCCTAAATTACTTCCGAGTAACAAAATGACCTTATGTTGCGACATATTGGAAAAATGATTGATTTATGAAAAGTTTTTTTAAAAATGTACTGGCAAATATAGTGGCTATTGTCATATTATGTGCCGTGTTTTTCTTCTTTTTTATCGTAATGCTGGTGTTTAGTGCGATGGGGAATGACAAATCTGTAGTGGTGAAAAAAAATTCTGTACTTACAATTAATTTAAAAACAAATATAATAGACAGCCCTACGGAAGAGGAGGGTGGTTTATTTAATTTTAATGATAAGAACAAAAGCGTTTTGATTTACGATGCGATTGAAGCCATTCACAAAGCCAAAAACGATGATAATATTAAAGGAATAAGCATTGAAGCGGACGACCTTAATGCCGGAATTACCCAAATCGACGATCTTAGAAACGCAATCGATGATTTTAAGAAAAGCGGAAAATTTGTGTATGCTTATGGGAATACGGTTTCTCAGGCTTCTTATTATTTAGGCTCGGTTGCCGATAAATATTATCTGAATCCTGCCGGAATGATTGAGCTTAAAGGTCTTGCAACAGAAGTCGCTTTCTTCAAGGATTTCGCAGATAAATATGGTATCGGGATCCAGGTGATTCGTCACGGGAAATTCAAATCTGCAGTAGAACCGTTTTTAAGAAATGATATTTCTCCGGAAAACAAAGAGCAATTGAGCACACTTTTAAATGATATCTGGAAAAATACCTCTTCAAGAATGGCGACTTCCAGAAAAATTGATACAGCTCAGTTTAGAACTGTGGTTGACAGTTTGTATGGGATGATTCCTGAATTAGGATTAAAATACAAATTAGCAGATAAATTGATTCAGAAAGGAGAATATGATGAATTAATTAAATCAAAATTAAGCTTAAAACAAGATGATAGGTTAAATAAAATATCCCTGGGAAAATATATTGCATCTTATTCTGATGATGAAAAATCTGGAGAAAAAGTAGCTGTATTGTATGCTTCAGGATCTATCAACGGTGGGGATAATTATAATGATATCCATTCTGAAAGATATATTAAGTATATTAAAGATCTTCAGGAAAATGATAAAGTAAAAGCAGTGGTTTTCAGGATTAATTCTCCGGGAGGAAGCGCCAATGCATCAGATGAAATTTTATTTGAGCTTCAGCAATTGAAAAAGAAGAAACCACTTATTGTTTCTTTCGGAGATTATGCTGCGTCAGGTGGATATTACATTGCCATGGCTGCCGATAAAATCTATTCGGAACCGAACACACTTACGGGTTCTATCGGAGTTTTTGGAGTGATTCCTTACTTTAAAGATATCGCCAATAAAAATGGAATTCGTGCCGATATTGTTGCCACTAATGCCAATTCTCAGTATTATTCTTCATTAAATGGAGTTACCCCTTATGGAGTGAGTTTAATTACGAAAAGCGTAGAAGGTACCTATAAAAGATTTGTACATTTTGTGACTCAAAACAGAAAACAGACATTTGATCAGATCGATAATGTAGGCGGAGGAAGAGTATGGAGCGGTACGAGAGCTAAACAAATCGGACTTGTTGATGAATTGGGAACTCTAAATGATGCCGTAAAATTTGCCGCTCAAAAAGCAGGATTAAAATCTTACGAAGTGGCATCTTATCCAAAGAGAATGACGCCTTTCGAGCAGATATTCAAAGATCTTAATGAAGATGATATTTCTGCAAGAGTGATTAAAAATAAAATTGGAAAAGCCAATTATGAAATTTTCCAGCAGGTTGTGGAAGAAAGAAAACTACAGTCTGAAGTGAAAATGGAAATGCCTTATCAGATTAAAATCAACTAAATTATATTTTGTACAAAAACGGCGGATTTGAATTTCAAATCCGCCGTTTTATTTTTTATTATCTTAAATTTTTTCAGCTGCTTCTCTTCGTAGCCATTCCGTAGATCCAGAGAAGAATTAAAGCGCCTCCGATTGCCAAAATCCAGCTTCTGAAATTCCAGAAAGAATCTACATCACCCCAGTGAAGGACGTAAACCCCGATTGCGCCTCCAATAAAGGCTCCTAAAATTCCAAGGATAATTGTAATCAGCCATCCTCCTCCCTGATTTCCCGGCATAATCATTTTTGCGATTGCTCCGGCAATGAGTCCAAATAAGATCCATGTTAAAATTCCCATAGTTGCAAATTTTTAAATTGTTAATATTTAATGAAGTTTGATATTGCTAATATAGGGAAAACATGATAAAAATCATCTTTTCTTGAAGAACGAATCAACAAATTCCGTACCATTGAACAATTGCAGGTCCTGCATCTTTTCTCCGACACCAATATATTTCACCGGAATCTGGAACTGGTCTGAAATGCCGATCACGACACCTCCTTTTGCTGTTCCGTCCAGCTTTGTTACGGCTAAAGCATTCACCTCTGTAGCTGCGGTAAATTGTTTTGCCTGTTCGAAAGCGTTTTGTCCTGTAGAACCATCCAGAACCAACAAAATTTCGTGAGGAGCGTCAGGAATTACCTTTTGCATTACCCTTTTGATTTTTGAAAGCTCATTCATCAGGTTTACTTTATTATGAAGTCTGCCTGCTGTATCTATGATGACAACATCTGCATTCTGGGCAACAGCGCTTTGAACGGTATCAAAGGCTACGGAAGCCGGGTCAGAGCCCATTTCCTGCTTTACAATAGGAACGCCGACTCTTTGGCTCCAGATCACCAATTGATCCACCGCAGCAGCTCTGAAAGTATCTGCGGCTCCTAAAACAACATTTTTTCCTTCAGATTTGAATTGATGGGCAAGTTTTCCGATCGTTGTGGTTTTTCCGACACCGTTTACACCGACTACCATGATCACGTAAGGTTTTTTGGTAGTATCTATATTTCCGGTTCCTTTATGAGGATTTTCAAGCAGAAGATTGGAAATTTCTTCACGAAGGATCTTGTCAAGTTCACCGATGCTTACGTATTTATCTCTGGCAACACGTTCTTCAATTTTTTCTATGATTTTGATGGTTGTAGATGCGCCTACGTCCGATGCAATGAGTACTTCTTCCAGATCATCCAGAACTTCGTCGTCTACTTTGCTTTTACCGACTACGGCTTTCGTCATTTTTTCGAAGAATCCCTGGCTGGATTTTTCCAATCCTTTATCTAGGGTTTCTTTCTCTTCTTTTTTAAAAATATTTTTAAACCAACTCATCTTATGAATTACGGAATTTTAATTAATGAGGGAAGTTGGAGGATAGAGCTTGAAGTTTACAAACCTAATTTTTAAGTTTTATGATTAACTTCCAGCATCCAGCTTCTGACTTCCAGCGAGATTAAAAGCAAAGATAACAAAAAAACTACCCAAAAGCTGAGTAGTTTTTTATATTGTAAATAA from Chryseobacterium wanjuense includes these protein-coding regions:
- the ftsY gene encoding signal recognition particle-docking protein FtsY; the protein is MSWFKNIFKKEEKETLDKGLEKSSQGFFEKMTKAVVGKSKVDDEVLDDLEEVLIASDVGASTTIKIIEKIEERVARDKYVSIGELDKILREEISNLLLENPHKGTGNIDTTKKPYVIMVVGVNGVGKTTTIGKLAHQFKSEGKNVVLGAADTFRAAAVDQLVIWSQRVGVPIVKQEMGSDPASVAFDTVQSAVAQNADVVIIDTAGRLHNKVNLMNELSKIKRVMQKVIPDAPHEILLVLDGSTGQNAFEQAKQFTAATEVNALAVTKLDGTAKGGVVIGISDQFQIPVKYIGVGEKMQDLQLFNGTEFVDSFFKKR
- the sppA gene encoding signal peptide peptidase SppA — its product is MKSFFKNVLANIVAIVILCAVFFFFFIVMLVFSAMGNDKSVVVKKNSVLTINLKTNIIDSPTEEEGGLFNFNDKNKSVLIYDAIEAIHKAKNDDNIKGISIEADDLNAGITQIDDLRNAIDDFKKSGKFVYAYGNTVSQASYYLGSVADKYYLNPAGMIELKGLATEVAFFKDFADKYGIGIQVIRHGKFKSAVEPFLRNDISPENKEQLSTLLNDIWKNTSSRMATSRKIDTAQFRTVVDSLYGMIPELGLKYKLADKLIQKGEYDELIKSKLSLKQDDRLNKISLGKYIASYSDDEKSGEKVAVLYASGSINGGDNYNDIHSERYIKYIKDLQENDKVKAVVFRINSPGGSANASDEILFELQQLKKKKPLIVSFGDYAASGGYYIAMAADKIYSEPNTLTGSIGVFGVIPYFKDIANKNGIRADIVATNANSQYYSSLNGVTPYGVSLITKSVEGTYKRFVHFVTQNRKQTFDQIDNVGGGRVWSGTRAKQIGLVDELGTLNDAVKFAAQKAGLKSYEVASYPKRMTPFEQIFKDLNEDDISARVIKNKIGKANYEIFQQVVEERKLQSEVKMEMPYQIKIN
- the folK gene encoding 2-amino-4-hydroxy-6-hydroxymethyldihydropteridine diphosphokinase yields the protein MSQHKVILLLGSNLGEQKKNIETALEKLKEGGIEILKISEFLTSEPVEFASSNIFCNIATIIFTHLSPIQLLDFVKSIEFEMGRINDSKATGGYTDRVIDIDIVKYNDLKFISERLEIPHKKHLFEREFSKVLLKNLSE
- a CDS encoding GlsB/YeaQ/YmgE family stress response membrane protein, which gives rise to MGILTWILFGLIAGAIAKMIMPGNQGGGWLITIILGILGAFIGGAIGVYVLHWGDVDSFWNFRSWILAIGGALILLWIYGMATKRSS
- a CDS encoding OmpA family protein, coding for MKLGLLLLATMPIAAYAQDSIAVSSTNEYPNTFSSGSANVQPFNNKARRFRDWSISVGGGAAFMVHSDLKSITDKKVNWGYNSYVSLDKQITHAVGISLIYQRGETTQKGQLEGAEGIAAGVAEAKTKYNQIALMGDVNFSNLMRRVDNHSPYRWALHGYAGLGLMNFNTSLHDNDQFRWSTSPARSPLFIKQKMDISSFYYQFGVGLKYNVSKLIDIEARTMYIISGDDEFDGGGWADPADYDPASKNAKYNMIDKRRSDNAWTVNLGVSFKLGKHLSHLAWHDPLEEAYYRANVLENKETDFVVCEKGDLDNDGVCDDWDRQLDTPAGARVDGAGVALDMDLDGVIDLYDKCVTVPGPVENNGCPTTPVAPATPDAVEVINKDFEGIEFELNSDKIRPQSFEKLNHAADVIKGLNTNDNFLVIGATDARGSSAYNLTLSQKRANAVVKYLTDKGVSSGMLTAEGRGKTDLKYPECDPATKCPEWKNEANRRVYFQAK